From Synchiropus splendidus isolate RoL2022-P1 chromosome 10, RoL_Sspl_1.0, whole genome shotgun sequence, the proteins below share one genomic window:
- the nr4a2a gene encoding nuclear receptor subfamily 4 group A member 2a isoform X2, whose amino-acid sequence MPCVQAQYGSSPQGASPASQSYSYHSGEYSCDFLTPEFVKFSMDLTNTEISATTSLPSFSTFMDNYNTSYDVKPPCLYQVPHSGDQSSIKVEEMHSYHQQSHLPPQTEEMMVHSGYFKPSSPHAPSTPNFQVQPNHMWEDPGSLHSFHQNYVTSHMMDQRKNPVSRLSLFSFKQSPPGTPVSSCQMRFDGPLHVSMTHDNPHRGLDGQSFAVPSAIRKQAGLTFPHSLQLGHQLVDSQVPSPPSRGSPSNEGLCAVCGDNAACQHYGVRTCEGCKGFFKRTVQKNAKYVCLANKNCPVDKRRRNRCQFCRFQKCLVVGMVREVVRTDNLKGRRGRLPSKPKSPQEPSPPSPPVSLISALVRAHVDSNPSMSALDYSRFQANPDYQMAGDNTQHIQQFYDLLTGSMEIIRGWAEKIPSFSDLPKQDQDLLFESAFLELFVLRLAYRSNPVEGKLIFCNGVVLHRLQCVRGFGEWVDAIVEFSSNLQSMNIDISAFSCIAALAMVTERHGLKEPKRVEDLQNKIVNCLKDQVTFNGGGLNRPNYLSKLLGKLPELRTLCTQGLQRIFYLKLEDLVPPPAIIDKLFLDTLPF is encoded by the exons ATGCCCTGCGTCCAGGCTCAGTATGGATCATCACCTCAAGGAGCGAGTCCTGCTTCCCAGAGTTACAGCTACCACTCAGGAGAGTACAGCTGCGACTTCCTCACGCCCGAGTTTGTAAAGTTTAGCATGGACTTGACCAACACTGAGATCTCGGCCACCACATCTCTGCCCAGCTTCAGCACCTTCATGGACAACTACAACACCAGCTACGACGTCAAGCCCCCCTGCCTCTACCAGGTGCCCCACTCGGGAGACCAGTCCTCCATCAAAGTGGAGGAGATGCACAGCTACCACCAGCAGAGTCACCTGCCTCCACAGACGGAGGAGATGATGGTGCACTCCGGGTACTTCAAACCATCCTCTCCGCACGCTCCCAGCACTCCCAACTTCCAAGTGCAGCCCAATCACATGTGGGAGGACCCCGGCTCTCTGCACAGTTTCCACCAGAACTATGTCACCTCTCATATGATGGATCAGCGCAAGAACCCGGTGTCGAGACTCTCCTTGTTCTCCTTCAAGCAGTCTCCTCCGGGAACCCCGGTGTCAAGCTGTCAGATGCGCTTCGACGGGCCGCTGCACGTCTCGATGACGCACGACAACCCGCACCGCGGCCTGGACGGTCAGAGCTTCGCTGTGCCCAGCGCCATCAGGAAACAGGCGGGTCTGACCTTTCCGCACTCCCTGCAGCTCGGACACCAGTTGGTGGACAGTCAGGTTCCGTCGCCCCCTTCTCGCGGATCCCCGTCCAACGAGGGTCTGTGTGCGGTGTGTGGGGACAACGCAGCGTGTCAGCATTACGGAGTGAGAACCTGCGAGGGCTGCAAGGGATTTTTCAAG CGCACCGTCCAGAAAAACGCAAAATACGTGTGTTTAGCAAACAAAAACTGTCCGGTCGACAAACGCAGGAGAAACCGCTGCCAGTTCTGTCGTTTCCAAAAGTGCCTAGTGGTCGGCATGGTGAGAGAAG TTGTGCGAACGGATAATTTAAAAGGTCGAAGAGGACGTCTGCCATCCAAACCCAAAAGCCCCCAGGAGCCTTCACCTCCGTCGCCACCCGTGAGCCTCATAAGCGCGCTAGTTCGGGCCCATGTGGACTCCAACCCCTCCATGTCAGCGTTGGACTACTCCAGA TTCCAAGCGAACCCTGACTACCAAATGGCCGGAGACAACACTCAGCACATCCAGCAGTTCTACGACCTGCTGACCGGCTCCATGGAGATCATCCGAGGGTGGGCCGAGAAGATCCCCAGCTTCTCCGATCTTCCCAAGCAGGACCAAGATCTTTTATTCGAGTCGGCTTTTCTGGAGTTGTTCGTGCTGCGTCTTGCGTACAG GTCCAACCCGGTGGAAGGGAAGCTCATTTTCTGCAATGGAGTGGTGCTGCACCGGCTACAGTGCGTGCGTGGATTTGGAGAGTGGGTGGACGCCATCGTGGAGTTTTCGTCGAACTTGCAGAGCATGAACATTGACATTTCAGCGTTCTCCTGCATCGCGGCGCTGGCCATGGTCACAG AACGGCACGGGCTGAAGGAACCGAAGCGAGTCGAGGATCTGCAGAACAAGATCGTCAACTGCCTGAAAGATCAAGTGACTTTCAACGGCGGAGGCTTGAATCGGCCCAACTACTTGTCAAAACTTTTGGGGAAGCTCCCAGAACTGCGCACGCTCTGTACACAAGGTCTGCAGCGCATCTTTTACCTAAAACTAGAAGATCTTGTCCCACC
- the nr4a2a gene encoding nuclear receptor subfamily 4 group A member 2a isoform X1 yields MPCVQAQYGSSPQGASPASQSYSYHSGEYSCDFLTPEFVKFSMDLTNTEISATTSLPSFSTFMDNYNTSYDVKPPCLYQVPHSGDQSSIKVEEMHSYHQQSHLPPQTEEMMVHSGYFKPSSPHAPSTPNFQVQPNHMWEDPGSLHSFHQNYVTSHMMDQRKNPVSRLSLFSFKQSPPGTPVSSCQMRFDGPLHVSMTHDNPHRGLDGQSFAVPSAIRKQAGLTFPHSLQLGHQLVDSQVPSPPSRGSPSNEGLCAVCGDNAACQHYGVRTCEGCKGFFKRTVQKNAKYVCLANKNCPVDKRRRNRCQFCRFQKCLVVGMVREGMFRPVVRTDNLKGRRGRLPSKPKSPQEPSPPSPPVSLISALVRAHVDSNPSMSALDYSRFQANPDYQMAGDNTQHIQQFYDLLTGSMEIIRGWAEKIPSFSDLPKQDQDLLFESAFLELFVLRLAYRSNPVEGKLIFCNGVVLHRLQCVRGFGEWVDAIVEFSSNLQSMNIDISAFSCIAALAMVTERHGLKEPKRVEDLQNKIVNCLKDQVTFNGGGLNRPNYLSKLLGKLPELRTLCTQGLQRIFYLKLEDLVPPPAIIDKLFLDTLPF; encoded by the exons ATGCCCTGCGTCCAGGCTCAGTATGGATCATCACCTCAAGGAGCGAGTCCTGCTTCCCAGAGTTACAGCTACCACTCAGGAGAGTACAGCTGCGACTTCCTCACGCCCGAGTTTGTAAAGTTTAGCATGGACTTGACCAACACTGAGATCTCGGCCACCACATCTCTGCCCAGCTTCAGCACCTTCATGGACAACTACAACACCAGCTACGACGTCAAGCCCCCCTGCCTCTACCAGGTGCCCCACTCGGGAGACCAGTCCTCCATCAAAGTGGAGGAGATGCACAGCTACCACCAGCAGAGTCACCTGCCTCCACAGACGGAGGAGATGATGGTGCACTCCGGGTACTTCAAACCATCCTCTCCGCACGCTCCCAGCACTCCCAACTTCCAAGTGCAGCCCAATCACATGTGGGAGGACCCCGGCTCTCTGCACAGTTTCCACCAGAACTATGTCACCTCTCATATGATGGATCAGCGCAAGAACCCGGTGTCGAGACTCTCCTTGTTCTCCTTCAAGCAGTCTCCTCCGGGAACCCCGGTGTCAAGCTGTCAGATGCGCTTCGACGGGCCGCTGCACGTCTCGATGACGCACGACAACCCGCACCGCGGCCTGGACGGTCAGAGCTTCGCTGTGCCCAGCGCCATCAGGAAACAGGCGGGTCTGACCTTTCCGCACTCCCTGCAGCTCGGACACCAGTTGGTGGACAGTCAGGTTCCGTCGCCCCCTTCTCGCGGATCCCCGTCCAACGAGGGTCTGTGTGCGGTGTGTGGGGACAACGCAGCGTGTCAGCATTACGGAGTGAGAACCTGCGAGGGCTGCAAGGGATTTTTCAAG CGCACCGTCCAGAAAAACGCAAAATACGTGTGTTTAGCAAACAAAAACTGTCCGGTCGACAAACGCAGGAGAAACCGCTGCCAGTTCTGTCGTTTCCAAAAGTGCCTAGTGGTCGGCATGGTGAGAGAAGGTATGTTCAGGCcag TTGTGCGAACGGATAATTTAAAAGGTCGAAGAGGACGTCTGCCATCCAAACCCAAAAGCCCCCAGGAGCCTTCACCTCCGTCGCCACCCGTGAGCCTCATAAGCGCGCTAGTTCGGGCCCATGTGGACTCCAACCCCTCCATGTCAGCGTTGGACTACTCCAGA TTCCAAGCGAACCCTGACTACCAAATGGCCGGAGACAACACTCAGCACATCCAGCAGTTCTACGACCTGCTGACCGGCTCCATGGAGATCATCCGAGGGTGGGCCGAGAAGATCCCCAGCTTCTCCGATCTTCCCAAGCAGGACCAAGATCTTTTATTCGAGTCGGCTTTTCTGGAGTTGTTCGTGCTGCGTCTTGCGTACAG GTCCAACCCGGTGGAAGGGAAGCTCATTTTCTGCAATGGAGTGGTGCTGCACCGGCTACAGTGCGTGCGTGGATTTGGAGAGTGGGTGGACGCCATCGTGGAGTTTTCGTCGAACTTGCAGAGCATGAACATTGACATTTCAGCGTTCTCCTGCATCGCGGCGCTGGCCATGGTCACAG AACGGCACGGGCTGAAGGAACCGAAGCGAGTCGAGGATCTGCAGAACAAGATCGTCAACTGCCTGAAAGATCAAGTGACTTTCAACGGCGGAGGCTTGAATCGGCCCAACTACTTGTCAAAACTTTTGGGGAAGCTCCCAGAACTGCGCACGCTCTGTACACAAGGTCTGCAGCGCATCTTTTACCTAAAACTAGAAGATCTTGTCCCACC